DNA sequence from the Gordonia polyisoprenivorans genome:
AGGAAGTCGACGAGATCCGGGTCCCGGTTGGTCATCCGGGCGAAGAACTCCGGTGCATCGCGTCCCGCGGAGTTGATGTAGTTGCAGGTGAGGACCACCCGGGACACCAGATCGGGGCGCACCCGCGCGACGAGGAGCGCGAGCATCGCGCCGTCACTCCAGCCGACCAGGTTGGCCGGCACCCCGACCGCCGTCTCGAGATAGCCGATGACCTGGGCGAGCATCGCGTCCATCGACCACGGCCCGGCGATATCCGGGCTGTGGCCGTGGCCGCTGCGCTCGGGGACGAACAGATGCAGGCCGGCGTCGGTGAAACCCGCGATCTGCGCACCCCACGTCGCCGCCGAGGCGAACGCACCGTGTAACAGGACCGTCGGCGCCCCGGCCGGATCACCGCCGACAGAATGCCAGATCAAGGTGCCGTCGACGTCGATGTAGCAGCCGGCATCGACGCGGTCGCCGACCCGGATCCCGGGATGGGTCATCGCGGCCGTCGGGGACATGGCGCGCTGTGTCGGATGCGGGACTCGGAGGGCATGGCGCCCATGCTCCCAGAGTCCCCGTAGCGCGGTGAGAACGTTTGAGAGTCGAAACGGCATCGGTCCTCTCGCGCACGAGTCGGGACCGCCGCGCGCCGCGCCCCGCCACGTATGTCGACCCGACCGAAGGTGCACATGCGGCGGTCTTTACCGATACGGTGACTTCACCAGTCTCGATAACCGCGAGAATTCTCGGATGATCGCGCCATCGTCCAATACCGGCGGTCGAAGGAAACCATGATCTTTCGTGTGCGCGTCACCCCCATTGTCCGCGCGGTGACCGTGTGCCTGCTCGTCCTCGGCCTCGCCGGCGGCCCCGCAGCACTGGTCCGCGCGGCACCCGGCGACCCGCCTCCGCCGATGTCCCTCGAACAGATCGGGTCGTCGCCGACCATCACCTTTCCCGGCCAGCAAGGGGAGGTGTCGCTGTCGATTCCGGTGCCCGACAATCTGAATCCCGACGAACTCCGCGGTGCGGTGTCGTTGCCGTCGTTCGTCACCGGCGGCACGGTCGACGTCGTGCAGGGTTCGCGGCTGATCTCGCGGACCCCGATTCCGACCGCGCCGAACGCGCAGATCGTCCTGCCGTTGGGCGGTGTCACGGTCAGCGCAGGCGCCGCCGACATCACCCTGCGCGCCTATCTGACCGTTCAGGGAATATGCCAATTCGACCCCGACAATGCATTCACCATCTCCGATGCGGTGGTCTCGTTCACCGGGCGAGAAGCCATTCCGCAGACCGTCGCACAATTCCTGCCCCCGATTCTTCGGCAACTGACCCTCGTCATTCCCGACGACGTCAAGCAGGCCGAGGGTGCGGCGGCCGTGGACCTCGCCGCGGCCGTCGTCGCGCACTACGGAACCGCGTCGGTCCCGGTGACCACCGTCGCGCGTCCACGCGCGGATCTCGCGCCGCCCACGGCTCCCGGACCACTCGAACGCCAGATCGTGATCGATTCCTCGGCGCCGGCGGGGCTGTCGTTGCGCGGCGGCCCGCAGGGTTCGGCGTACCTGGTCGTCGGGGGTCCCGCCGATCAGCTCGTCGCCCAGGCGCGCCTGCTGACCAGCAATCTCGCCTCGATCGCCGCGAGTTCGTCGGCGGTCGGCGGCCCCCTCTTCGACGCCCCGCAGCTCGCGCCGGACGTGCAGACCCTCGCCGACCTCGGCATCGGCGATCAGCAGATCGTCTCCAACACCTGGCCGTCGATCTCGGTCGGGATCGATCAGACCCGTCTGGGCCGTCCGTCCGAGAGCATCCGGGTCCAGCTCATCGGCTCGTATGCGCCGGCGGGCGGCAACGATGCCGTGATCTCGGTGCGCATCGGCCGGCGGGTCATCTCGACGCTGCCGACGGACTCCTCGGGCACCTTCAACAGCTGGGTCGACCTGCCCGACGACGCGGTCACCCGCTTCACCCAACTCACCGTGACGCTCGAGCGCGGCGGGGTGAACGAGGGCTGCGGCAACGGTTCCCGCTCGAGTCTGTCGTTGAGTTCGGCCGGGGAGATCACCAGCGACGTCGCCGATCCGCCACAGCCGGCCGGACTCGGGTCGGTCCCCGAATCGTTGATGCCGTGGGCCAAGCTGGCCTGGACCAGGGGTGATGTCGGCGATGTCGGTCGCGGTGTGGAGATCGCCGCCGGTCTGCAGAGGCTGTCGGTCATCCCGCTGGGCCTCGACGTGGTGTCGATGGCCGACGCCGCGTCGTCGCAGCAGCCGGCCGTGCTGATCTCGGCCGACGGCCGGGGCCTGCCCGATTTGACCTTGCCGGTCAGCTCATCGGGCGGCACGGTGACGGTGCTTGCCGCGACCGGTTCGTCGGCGCAGATCACGCTGAACCCGGCGCTGCGGTACGGATCGTTGCAGGCGACGCAGGTCGGTGGTCGGACGGTTCTGGTGGCGACGTCCACCGGTGACGGCTCCGACCTCGACGACCTGCTGCGCTGGCTCGACGACGACAACCGGTGGACCTCGATCGCCGGTGACGCGCTGATCAAGGTGCGTGATCAGGACCCGGTCTACGTCGACGCCGCGGCGTCGACCCCGCGTCCGTCGGCATCGTCGGGGCCCGGTACGGAGGCGACGATCGGCATCATCGTCGGCGTGCTCGTCGCCGCGGTCGTCGTGGCCGGTGCGGTGATCCTGGTGTTGCGTCGCCGCCGGTCCGGCGGCGACGCGGACAGCGCCCCGGACGAGCGGTGATGGTCCCACCATGACGGTGACCGAGCCGACCACCACACCCGCGTCCGCCCGCCCGGGTGCGGTGGCCCTGCGCATGGCCGATCACCCGTCGGTGGTGCTCGCGGTGCGCTGGCTGGTCCTGGCCGCGCTCACCGTCATCGCCTTCCGGGTCACCCTCCTCGCGGTGCTGGCGGAGATGCACGCGCTGACGCTCATCATCTACGTTCCCGTGCTGCTGGCGCTGGTGTTGATCGCGGGGATCGGCAAGTCCTGGCGTCCCACCCCGGAACCGCCGATCTACGACCGGCAGACCGACACGATCGTCGGGTCGATCGTGTTGCTGGTGTCGGTGTCGGTGCAGTTCATGGTGAATCCGCGGTATTCGCAGGCCTACATCACCGCCCACATGGACCTGCTGGCGTTGTGGCTGTTCGTCCTCGGCGGGGCGATTGTGATGTTCGGTCTGCGCCCGGTGATGCGTTTCCGATGGACCTGGGCGCTGGCGCTGCTGATCTGGCCGGTGCCGATGCGGGTGGTGATCCTCACCGCCGGTGGCGGCCCGGTCGCCGCGGGCGCGGTGATGGTCGTCGTCGCCGCGATCGCGACGCTCATCGCCGTCGGACGCAACCGTCGACGGGCCTTCATCGGCGCCGCGCTGTCGTTGGTCACCGGCCTGGTGATCCTGATCGTGATGCACGTCTATGTCGAAGGCCTGCAGCGTGTTCTGCTGGTGGTGGTGCCGGCGGTGGCCGCGGCGCTGATGTCCTCGCTCGTCATGTACTTCGACTACCGCAACCGGCATCGGCTGGGCTGGTCGCCGCTGGGACGCAACGTCCATCCGCCGACGCTGGCCCGGGTCCGTAGGCCCGGGCTGCTGTTGCTGCTGGCGACCGTCGTCATCGCCTTCATCCCGGTTCCCGTGACGGCGGCGAGTTGGCCGAGCGCGACCATTCCGGGCATGCCCGTGGGTGTGCCGCTGGCCCTGCCCACCGACTGGCGGCAGGAGTCGGTCACCCGGTACGACTGGGCCGAGCGCTTCTACAGCTCGGGATCGGTGATGTACCGGCAGATGGTGGTGCAGCGGCAGGGCAGTCCCCGGTTCGACAAGCAGTCCCGGTCGCGGCGGGTGGCCGTCGACTCCGTGGACACCGGGCGGCCGCTGTCGCTGCAGACCTATCCCTACATCTTTCGCTACGACATGGTCGGCGACCGGTTCGGTCCCTCGGTGGAGGTGCCCATGCCGCACGGTGTGCGTGCCTGGATGTGGACGGTGATCGACGACGCCCGCTACCTCAGCTACACGGTCGTGTCGTGGTGGTGGAACAACGGTCGTCTCACCCAGCAGGTCGTGCTGTGGTCGGTCGACAACCACGAGACCGACGCCTACTTCCCGGCGCCGACCTACACCGTCACCGGCAACGTCAACACCATGTTCACCGTCCTGTTCCGCGGGAACGCGGCCATCCGCGACACCACCCCCACCTACAAGGACCGGGATCTGTTGGTGGGCTTGGCCGCCGGCATCGTCGACGCCCAGGTCGAGGCGGCCCGACGAGAGGCCGGGACGTGAGTGCCGAGGACACCGGAGCGCCCGTGCGGGCCCGGCATCGCTCCGACGTCGACCCGCGGAGCCGCTGCACCCGGCCGACGCGTCCGGTCGCCGAGTTGCTCGTCGACGAGGACTATCGGCAGCAGGCCCTCTACGACGCGGTCGAACGACTCCGCGACGCCGACGCCGACGCCTCGGCCTCCACCGCGTTCTCCCGGCCGCAGCAGTACGGCGGCCTGGCCCTGCTGCTCGTCATCGTCGTGTTGGTCGGCTTCTTCCCGATCCCGACGCTGGCCACCCTGATCGGCATCGCCACCGTCGCCTACGTGGTCACGCTGATCGACCGCCTCGTCATCTTCCGGCGCGGCCTGGTCAACGGGGCCATCGCCGTCTCCGACGAGCAGGCCCGCGCCCTGTCCGACGACGACCTGCCGCCCTACACCGTGCTCGTGCCCGCCTACGGTGAACCCGAGGTCGTCGGC
Encoded proteins:
- a CDS encoding alpha/beta fold hydrolase, giving the protein MTHPGIRVGDRVDAGCYIDVDGTLIWHSVGGDPAGAPTVLLHGAFASAATWGAQIAGFTDAGLHLFVPERSGHGHSPDIAGPWSMDAMLAQVIGYLETAVGVPANLVGWSDGAMLALLVARVRPDLVSRVVLTCNYINSAGRDAPEFFARMTNRDPDLVDFLRGTYNEESPDGPEHFDAVYAKTEDFLINGPDYAVTEFAEVDAPVLVVAADRGVVHLEQSLELSRTLPRGRLAILPGTHILPIESPELFNPLVLSFLMSDPPRQWTP